The sequence GCAAAGATGTGGGTAAGACTTGGGTGCTTTAAAGTTTCAGAAATTTCTGACCTCTTGTTGGTATTTCCTGGGCAGCAAACCTTGGACCTTTTATCTCATGTGTAGGCCCTGGAAGATCAGTTCACTTGAGTGTAGTGCATTTAAGGTCAGGCCTCACCTAGAAGGGGCTCCCATGGTGTGGTCTATCCTGGGGGTTGCCTAGGAGACCTGGGGACCCACCTCGGGCCCAATGCTGACTCTGTCCTTCGTTCCTGGTCTCTCTTGGGGGAGACAGGAGATTAGACCTGATGTGTAAAGGCTCCATTGTTTCAAGCAGACCCTCAAAGAACACACTTCTAACCTATAACGGCATCAGTCATCTTTGGTGAAGGTTTGCTGAAGGTCACAGGCCTCTTTGAACCCATCTGACTAATTCTGTGTTGTCCTCTTTCCGCTACAGAACATCGAGGCCTATGTGAACATTCCTTAAAATACTTAAGCTCGAGAATCTCAGAGCGGAAGCTGCAGAGTGCGTGGCTGCCTACTGGCCGGGGGAGTCTGGAGAAACCATTCCTGGGGCCTCGGGGCTCCATGGTGCCCATGTTCAGCCCCCAGAGTGGCCTTCACCCTGTCCACACTGAAAGCAGCCCACTGAAGCCCAGGGTCGTGACTGTGGTCAAGCTGGGCGGGCACCCCCTGCGCAAGATCACACTGCTTCTCAACAGGCGGTCTGTGCAGACCTTTGAGCAGCTCTTGGCTGATGTCTCTGAGGCTCTGGGCTTTCCCAGATGGAAGAGTGACCGCGTGAGGAAGCTGTTCAACCTCAAGGGCAGGGAAATCAGGAGCGTGTCTGATTTCTTCCGGGAAGGGGATGCTTTCATAGCCATGGGCAAAGAACCGCTGACTCTGAAGAACATCCAAGTGGCTTTAGAGGAACTGTACCCCAACAAAGCCCGGGCCCTGTCCTCCTTGACCCAGCACAGCCAGGTCCCCTCTCCAAGGCTGAGAAGCAGGCTTTACAGCAAGGCTCTGAAAGGGGGTCACCACTGCGGGGAGACTGAGACCAGCAAGAGCTGCCGTGAAGCAACAAGGTCCCAGGCCACCATCAGACCTCAGGGGAAGACCCCCGTGGAGGACAGGGCGAAGGTCCAGAAGAAATGGGTGAGGGGGAAGTGGGAGCCTGAACCCAGCAACAAGGTGCCCAGGGATGCCACTCTGGAGAGGCATGCCAGCGGAGAGAAGCACCTGGGGGTGGAGATCGAAAAGACGTCAGGGGAGATTGTCAGGTGCGAGCAGTGTAAGCGAGAGCGAGAGCTCCAGCAGAGCCAGCAGAGGGAGCGACTCTCCCTGGGCGCCAGCGAGCTGGACCTGGGCAGGTGCCCCCGATATGAGGTGGAGAGGCTGGTGAGAACCAGGAGCTGCAGGAGGTCCCCTGAGGAGAAGCcccagggtggggaggaaggctgGAGGGAAGGCCACAGAAGCAGTCCTGGGTGCCCGGCCCAGGAGTCCAGGAGACCCAGCAAAAGCGCCGACAGGAAAGAGGACCGAGATCCTGGAGGCCAAGAAGGTCATCCCTCCGCCTCAGCCAAGACCAAGAGGGACGCGGGGGAGGTTCAGCCCGGCGGAGAGGAGAAGGACGGCAGGAATGCAGGCAGGAGCAAGCAGGGAGGCTGGCTCTTCAGGGAGCGTCATGCCAACCTCGACCCGGAGAAGCTCTCCAGGACCCGAGGGGACGAACAGGAGGcggagaaggagaaaaagccaGGCGTGTCCGGAGGGAGGAAGACGGCCCCCCGAGACGAGCCTCCGGCCAGTGTAGAGAAGGAGCCCAAGACGAAGCCGGAGGAGAGCAAGACGGAGCGGTCGCTGGGCAGGAGGCGGCGGCCGGCGGGCATCCTGGCGACAGACGTGAGGAAGGAGTACGAGACCGGCCGCGTGATCGGGGACGGGAACTTCGCAGTAGTGAAGGAGTGCCGGCACCGCGGAACCCGGCAGCCCTACGCTATGAAAATCATCGATAAGTCCAAGCTCAAGGGCAAAGAGGACATGGTGGACAGCGAGATCCTGATCATCCAGAGCCTCTCTCATCCCAACATCGTGAAACTGCACGAAGTGTACGAAACGGAAACGGAGATCTACCTGATCATGGAGTACGTGCAGGGAGGCGACCTCTTCGATGCCATCATAGAAAGTGTGAAGTTCCCGGAGCGCGACGCCGCCCTCATGCTCATGGACCTGTGCAAGGCACTCGTCCACATGCACGACAAGAGCATTGTCCACCGGGATCTCAAGCCGGAAAACCTGCTGGTAAGCCCTGATCTGGCTGCAGTGGGAGGGGGCGGTTATAAAATGTGGGATTCAGGCCATACTAATTGCCTCCTACTCTGTTATCCTCACCCGCTAGAACTTTACCTTTATAGTCTTCTTTAGTATGCTCTTCTGGTATTTAAAACTTCTGTTAGAGTTCATAATTTGTGGAGATAAACGGGGCTTGACtaaattattgaaaaagaaaccttccaatttattattttttgttattattaaagtgtagttgatttattttgtttcatcaagttctccaatttaaacaaaacagaaaaatgttttctttgtcccTGAGAGGAAAATAGTTCACCTTGACAATGACTAGGTGGACTTCATTTCTTGGACAATTGCTCGTCCTTTGGGCTAGGTGCTAGGGGTGTCTGTGGTAGCAGCTTGCCCTGCAGCATTTAGTCCACCCTCCTACTGAAAGCCCCCTGGCCCTTTTGAAGAGGAGGTCTTGCCGTAGGAATTCAGAAGGCTCAGTACTGAACAGACCCATTTGTGGAGTGGTAAGAGgctggctctggagtcagataaAAAAAAGCCCTGGCTTTCTTGGTTGCTTGCTCTTGTATCAGTCCTTTGTTTCTCTGGGACTCTGTCCCCTcatttatgaaagagaaatagTAATAGTACCTATCTTGGGAGGTTGAGGGAGGATTGAgcacaggaaagagaaaagcagcccAAGACCACCAGGACCTGGCACTCACAGCCTAGCTGTTCTGTTGTTGGAGGTAAACAGTCACCCAAAACACCAACATTTGTAAGGCCTAACACTTCAGACTGTTCTAGGACCATGATGGATCTAGACAAAGGCAAGACCTTTTCATAATCTTATGCCCAAATCCAGATAAGAACAAGGTTGTCCAAATCACAAATGGGCCCACATATTCCCTTTGGGTGCTGTTGTGATTCACTGCCCCACCTTTGAGATAAgaattatcaggagttcctgtcgtggctcagtggttaatgaacccaactagcatccatgaggacgcaggttctatccctggcctcgctcattgggttaaggatctggcgttgctgtgagctgtggtgtaggttgcagacacggctcagatttctggttgccatggctctggcataggccggcggctatagctctgattcaaccctagcctgggaacttccacatgctgctggtgcggcccttaaagacaaaacaaagatttttcaAGATGTCGTATCATGGAATTACCATCACTTCCTGACAGTATCCAGTTCAGAGCAAAATTCTGCTTTCTTGAACTGTCTCCCAAATCACTTAGCATGGCCAGATCTCGTGACAAGTTCATTGACATCCTCTTGCTTAGATGCCTGGATCCCAAAGGTGTGCCCTCTCCCTTGTAGCAAATCCATCAACCCAACGTGTTCCTGAACTACAAGTGTGTTCCTGATGGTCTTTACTAGGTCAGCACACTTCACATGCTCACTCTCTGGCATGTTTATCCTGCTTTCTTATTTGTTGCCCTGATCATCACCTGATACATtccatatttattcttttgttttctttttcctcctttggaaAATTTTGTGACAACAAGAATGTTGTTTTATTCAGACTGTACCTGGGCTGGGGGGAAGGGTGGCTGTGCctgtgtcatgcagaagttcctgggccagggatccagtctgagccacagcagtgtcaatgccaaatccttaactcctaggccaccagggaactctcagattGTACCCTGAAACCTACATCAGTCTGTCACATGGTGGATATTCAATAGATATcagttggatgaatgaatgaatacaaacCCTAGTGGGCTGCCTGGGGAAATAGCAAGCATTCTATCAATGGCAGctactgtcattattattatctaGAGACAAGTCTGACCTTAAGGTGGATGTCGTGAGGAAGCATCCAAAGGAAGATTGATACAGATAAAGCTGTAGGAAATGGagccccagtttttttttttgagcaagaaATTAGTCTGTTTCCTTTAAATTCATGGATGTAGACCCAGCCTGAAAACACTATCCCAGTACATTTGTCTGCCTATTAACTGTTACCATAAGCAGAATGAAACTCTGAGCAAGTTAAGCTCATTATCTGGTGCAATGAGGTCTATGCTGACTACTAAGTTAAGCAACCTTGTTTTTGCCTGAATTCATAGGAATGCAGAACATTCATTGCCTGAGGGGTCCGAATGACCATCACATGACTCTCCCcttgaagaatttcttttttttttttttgctttttaggcccacacccttggcatatggaggttcctaggctaggggtctaaacagagctacagctgcaggtctgcaccacagtcacggcaacacaggatccaagccacatctctaacctataccacagctcacagcaatgccagatccttaacccagtgagcgaggccagggatcgaacctgcaacctcatggttcctagtcagattcgtttccccttagccacaacgggaactccaagaatttcatttttacatttgctGAGTGTCctcattctttcttcatttgcTGTCAGTTTCTGTCTTTTGGGTCTGAGCCCAAGTCTTCCCCATGTGTGATGTGCTAGATGCTGTTTATGACGGCCACTTTCGAATTGCAGCAAGGCCATGTTCTTCACGGATCCTCTGATACTTTCCCCACATTGTCTAAGCAGGAGGGGTTCTGATCAGAGGCCTGGGTGGGATCCACGAGCTGAGCATTTGGAGCATGTGCCTAATAAAGCATTAGTACCGTTATACAAGGCCTCGAGGATGTGGAGTGAGATCATTTACTCTGTGGGAGCGTATTCTTTTGGGGACAGTCATCTGAGCTTGCATTTTCTCAACAAGGTCCTGGAACCAGTCTGTCGGGCTGGCCTGTCTCTAGGGTGTTAGAGACTCTCACTTTATTAAGGGGCTGACTTGTGAGCAGTCTTCTTCAAATGAAGAAAGTCAGCACTTTTATTAGATTGCACAGAGAGTTTTGCTTCCggaaataaaaaaattgcaaGGAAAATGTTAGTATGGACAAGCTAACTGCCTCTAAGAAGTCATTTAGCAACGCTTCATGGATGTAAATGTCAGCTCATGTATGTTTTAGTGCCCGTAAAGGCAGTGAAGTACATGCGTATATGTGTTCTTAGTGAGAGAGGGAGTAAAAACTGCAGAGTAGCTGTAATTTTTCAGTCTAATACatgagttgttgttgttgttgttttttggccatatccacagcatttggaagatcccaggccagggatcgaaccatgccACAGCCTTTacccagagctacagcagtaacaacaccggatgcttaagctgctgagccaccagggaaatccatgAGTTGTTAATTGTTGTTAACTGTCCCTGATATTTAGATCTTTCTTTCTGATATTAAAGAGCacccactttttgtttttttaaataagaaacctTTTTTTCCCGTGGTGGTCTGGCTCCTTCAGAAGCCATGAAAAgctgcagatctgagccatctttGGTAGAACAGGGTGATATCTTTTCTGTCCTGTGGATAACCTGTCAGCTTGCATTTATCAGAATGGATGGGTCTGTCACATTTATAAACCGTGTTTATCCTTCTTCTGGGTGAGTAAAGTTCAGCATATTGTTATGTCAGAGTTGAAATGCTGCCTCACGTCAGCGCTTTGTAATTTTCCAGACAGGGCTCTGAAAAGTGTTGGATTTGACAATGGGCTCATTGTCTGGGTGCAGAAAAGGTCTCGTTTCTCAATTTGCTGATACGGTAATTACATGACAAACTTGGTTGGTCTTCTGAGAGTTAATATTGGTAAATATCACAGGGTGACTACTGTCCACCAAGTAGTACTTACGCTTCAGTTGCCTTTGATTTGACTTTCTGCACTTGTGTTGAGCTTTGTCTTATCAaagtaattttttctctctttagtggATGGCTGTTGTCTGTATTAAGACCTGTCTTCGCTAAACTTAGGAGAATGATGGTGTTAAAAAGAACTTTTGATTACATGGCAGATTGGAACCATGGCTGCTTTTAGAGACTTCCAGAATGTGCTAAGAGCTGTTAATGGATATAGCAAGCTTATCATGTTTCGAtcaacagaaatatttatatctgATCATTGGGCCCTAGAGTAAAATTTCAGGCCTATATTAATACTGAGCTTATCTATTTCTACTGATCAGATTTCCTCTTAAGATGCTAGTGCCTCTCTTCCCTTAAGGCCATTTAGACTCCTGAAATCTTTCAGAAGAAGTTTTAATTATGAGAATTTCCAGCTTGCAGAAATGTCCGTCTTAATTGCTTCTTCTGCCAGGCCGTGCTCCTTTGCTGGGGTTGGAATGTGCTGTGTGGTGTCCcctgggcccagggaggaggTGAACAGGAGCGAGAGGCGATGATGACTAGCTTGGCCCACACAGGACAGAGCAGGGACAGGCAGGTCATGTATGGCCAGCAGCTGAGATGTTGCACCCAGCAAAGAAAGCTGCGTGAGTGATGTGGGGGTGGAGAATGAAGGAAAGTCAGACATGAGCCAGGTCCTCTGAGAAAATTTGTCCTGCCACGGGGAAGAGAAGGAACAAGGCCCTGCTCTGGAAACAAGTGTGAAAGGAATGAGGTGGGTGggtaggagctacagctctggagTGCGGGGTCAGAGGCCCTTGGAATCCAGGAGAAATGGTGGTGGGGCTTGTGGGGACAGGTCTCAGTTTGGTCAAGGACAAAGGTCATACCCTCTCTCTGGCTTCTTGTTGGTTCCAAGAAGGaacagacttttcttttctttcttcctttttttttttttttccctgctttttagggctgcacctgcagcatatggaagttcccaggctaggggtcaaatcagagctgcaggtgccagcctacaccacagccacagcaatgccagatccaagctgagtctgcgacctacagcatagctcacggcaaggccagatccctgaccccactgattaagcccagggattgaacacacatccacatggatacaggtaggattcctttctgctgtgccacaatgggaattccccaggaACAGACTTTTCTTGATATTTAACTGTGAAATGTGACGAGACCAGGGCAGTGACCTATGTCCCTTAAGATGGCAAGGAgaatctgaaaagataaaaagtggCCAGCCATGCTCCTTGAGTGTTCTCTCTACAAAATAAACCTGTCCagttattttattcatcttcattCCCAAGTTCTTTTTCCACTTCTCCTGAGATGCAAGAGGATGCCTGGTTCTTGCTCTTTTGGTCACTGGGTCTGTAATGCATAATTCTTCCTGACCAGTATGACTTCTCTCTTGCCagctccaatttctttttttaatttaaaaaatttttttatttatttaaaaattttttgttgtaatatagttgctttacaatgttgtgttagcctcaggtatacagcaaagtggttcagttatacatatacacgtatttgttccttttcagattctttcccatgtaGGTGATTACAGAATAccgaatagagttccctgtgctctgcagtaggtccttgttggttatcgattttttatatggtagtgtgtatatgttaatcccaaactcctaatttattcctgcCAGCTCCAAATTCAGTCTTCTTTCCTCTTAGCTTCCATGGCAGAGGTGCCCATGTCCTTTCATTAATGGTCCAAATATTCATGAATATACTTATACACCAAccacattcattaaaaatttaatgacAACTCTGAAGTATATCTTGTGAAGGTATGCATGATGAAATCAAGAAATGTGGATTTCAGAAAGTCCACATAAAATCACTAAAGAAAAACTGTGATACAGGCCATGACGTCATTGGCCAATATTGATCATGTAGGCAAGAAGACAGGTTAATAAGAAGCAGAATTTATCTCAAGAATCTCTGGGTGAATTCTGCCAGGAAGTATCACGGTTATGACTTGAGGTTTCTATCAGCAGGAGTGGCTCTTAAGTATCTATATTTGCAgtttccaggaaaataaaaagtatccatgGGCTCAGTGAACCCATATATGTGTAGGTTTGACTGCATAGCTAGAAGTTTCAGGAAATTtcttacatattcaatttcatttctagtgatcagtctgttcaattgatctatttcctcttgattcagttttgacgagctgtatgtctctagaaagctgtccatttcctctaggttgtctaatttgttagcatataattgttcatagtattctcttatggttttttatatttttgcagtatgcattgagatttcttctttttcatttcttattttgtttgaggtctttctctcctcttcttggtgagtctggccagaggtttctcaattttgattaccctttcaaagaaccacctcttggttttattgatttttttctattgttttttgaatctctattttatcaatttcctctctgatttttttttttttttttttttttttttttgctatttctttgggccgctctggcggcatatggaggttcccaggctaggggtccaatcagaactgtagccactggcctacgccagagccacagcaacgcgggatccgagccgcgtctgcaacctacaccacagctcacggcaacgccggatcgttaacccactgagcaagggcagggaccgaacccgcaacctcatggttcctagtcggattcgttaaccactgcgccacgacgggaactcctcctctctgatttttatgatttctttctactgactttaggttttgttttatcttttttcctaattcttttagatgttaggttaagttgtcgatttgagatttttcttcttttttgagcaaggcgtatattgctatgaacttctctctaagcactgcttttgcgggcatcccatagattttgaatagttgtgttttcattatcatttctcttgaggttttttgttttttgtgggtttttttttcttttttgtcttttttgtcttttcggggctgtacccgtggcatatggaggttcccaggctaggggtctaattggagctgtagccgccagcctacgccacagccacgcaactagggatccgagccacgtctgtgacctataccacagctcacggcaacaccggatccttaacccacagagcaaggccagagactgaacctgtgtcttcatggataccagtcggattagttaaccgctgagccacgatgggaactcctcgaggtactttttaatttcccttttgatttcctcgttgactcattggtttttttagtaacatgctgtttagtctccatgtggtcagtttattctcatttcttttcctgtggttgttttctagtttcatgccattgtggtcagagaagatacttgaaattattcctctactcttaaatttgttgaggttagttttgttccccagtatgtggtcagtccttgagagtgttccatgtgcacttgaaaagaatgtatattctaatttttttggctatcatgtcctgaaaatatccattaagtctaacttctctattgtgtcatttaggaattctgttgccttattgattttctgtctagaggatctgtccattgatatgagtggggtattaaagtctcctgctattattatattcccatcaattctcttttatgtctattagtatttgttgtatgtgtttgagtgctcctatgttaggggcatatatattgacaagtgtaatagcctcttcttgaatggctccttttttcattaaatagtttccttcctttgtccttctttatggccttcatgttaaagtgtattttgtctgatatgagtattgcaactcctgcttttctgtcttttccattcacatgaaatatcgttttccatcccctcattttcaacttatatatgtcctttgccctaaggtgagtctcttgtaggcagcatgttgtacgctcttgtttttttatccagtctgcccttctatgtcttttcattggagcattcagtccattgacatttaaggtaattattgataaatatggatttattgccattttaaaccttgttttccagttgattccatgtttctcctttgttcttctctttttttggttggatgatttccttttattttatgctgtgtcctcttctttttggtgTTTACGAATGTATTCTTTGGTtgtgatttgtggttgccttgtttttcaagtatgttaatcccttcctatatctgctttctttagctgatagtcatataggctcaaacacattctaaaaaaaaaaaaagtctggattttcttactttccttccccacatttttatttatttatttatttattttgctttttagggccacacctatggcatgtggaagttcccaggctaggggtcaaattggagttacaggggccttctacaccacagccacagcaacggaggatcttcTCTGCATctccaccctacaccacagttcatggcaaggctggatctctgactcattgagtgaggccagggatcaaaccctcatcctcatggacactggtaggatttgtttccactgtaccacagtgggaactccaacatatgtTATAATTTCGATATCCTTTTTTAACATTGTCCTGtttatcctttttctgttccttgtgtttattgttgcttttataatttcttttaaattttagatctgtatattggcttatttaaatgattactttccaattatgatttcctccgtcatatttattcttctttttatttagaggagccctttcagtatttcttttagaatgggcttaatattgctgtactcttttaatttttgtttgttggagaaattccttatttctccttatattttaaatgatattcttgctgggtagagtattctaggctgcaaaacttctccttttatttatttatttgtttgtttgtttgtttatatatttgctttttagggccacactcacagcatatggaagttcccaggctaggagtcgaatcagagctacagctgctggcctatgccaagccatagcaacacaggatccgatcctcatctgtgacctacaccacagctcacagcaacaccagattcccaacccactgagtgaggccagggttggaacctgcatcctcatggatactagtcagatttgtttctgctgtgctacaatgggaactcccaattttttccttttagaactttgaataggttttgccactctcttctagcctgtagtgtttctgtagagaaatcagctggtagccttataggggttcccttataattaactctttttcttttgctgcccttagaatcctctctttaacttttgccatttttattgtaatatgccttggtgtgggcctgtttgggttcaatttgtttggggccctctgttcttcctgtgtcttgatatctgtttcctttattttatttatttattttattatttatttatttatttaattatttttgctttttagtgctgcacttggggcatatggaggttcccaggctaggggtctaatctgagttacagctgctggcctatagcacagcaacacctgatccgagccatgtctgcaacctacaccacagttcccagcaacactagatccttaacccactgagcaaggccagggatcgaacctgcaacctcatggttcctagttggattcgtttccactgccccacgacgggaactctgatatctCTTTCCTTTAGATTGGGAAAGTTTTCaggcataatttcttcaaatatatcttcaatccccttttctttttcttctcctttgggaatccctattatgtgtagattggctcactttatattatcccatggatctcttatattgttttattcttttttaatttagttttctgtctgctgtcctgattgtgttATTTCTATTATTCCATCGTCCAAGTCACTAGTTCATTCctatgcattattcattctgttcttcaatgcctttaactcagcttgtgtctctgcaaatgaattttctaatttttcttggctccaccatatagtttctagtttctttctaaagtaatcagcaggagttctcatcatagctcagcagaaagaaatctgactagcatccatcaggatgcaggttatatccctggtctcactcagtgggttaaggctccagcattgccatgagctgtgatgtagatcgcagattcggcttgaatctggcattgctgtggctgtggcataggccagcggccacagctccaatttgatctctagcttgggaacctccatgtgccatgggtg is a genomic window of Sus scrofa isolate TJ Tabasco breed Duroc chromosome 13, Sscrofa11.1, whole genome shotgun sequence containing:
- the DCLK3 gene encoding serine/threonine-protein kinase DCLK3 isoform X1, with amino-acid sequence MPAAAPAPHPPPHPARPAPGCPARPAPEHRGLCEHSLKYLSSRISERKLQSAWLPTGRGSLEKPFLGPRGSMVPMFSPQSGLHPVHTESSPLKPRVVTVVKLGGHPLRKITLLLNRRSVQTFEQLLADVSEALGFPRWKSDRVRKLFNLKGREIRSVSDFFREGDAFIAMGKEPLTLKNIQVALEELYPNKARALSSLTQHSQVPSPRLRSRLYSKALKGGHHCGETETSKSCREATRSQATIRPQGKTPVEDRAKVQKKWVRGKWEPEPSNKVPRDATLERHASGEKHLGVEIEKTSGEIVRCEQCKRERELQQSQQRERLSLGASELDLGRCPRYEVERLVRTRSCRRSPEEKPQGGEEGWREGHRSSPGCPAQESRRPSKSADRKEDRDPGGQEGHPSASAKTKRDAGEVQPGGEEKDGRNAGRSKQGGWLFRERHANLDPEKLSRTRGDEQEAEKEKKPGVSGGRKTAPRDEPPASVEKEPKTKPEESKTERSLGRRRRPAGILATDVRKEYETGRVIGDGNFAVVKECRHRGTRQPYAMKIIDKSKLKGKEDMVDSEILIIQSLSHPNIVKLHEVYETETEIYLIMEYVQGGDLFDAIIESVKFPERDAALMLMDLCKALVHMHDKSIVHRDLKPENLLVQRNEDKSTTLKLADFGLAKHVVRPIFTVCGTPTYVAPEILSEKGYGLEVDMWAAGVILYILLCGFPPFRSPERDQDELFHIIQLGHFEFLAPYWDNISDAAKDLVSRLLVVDPKKRYTAHQVLQHPWIETAGKTGRVNLQKEVPPSSEGQPRNQHSRATEQTA
- the DCLK3 gene encoding serine/threonine-protein kinase DCLK3 isoform X2, with product MVPMFSPQSGLHPVHTESSPLKPRVVTVVKLGGHPLRKITLLLNRRSVQTFEQLLADVSEALGFPRWKSDRVRKLFNLKGREIRSVSDFFREGDAFIAMGKEPLTLKNIQVALEELYPNKARALSSLTQHSQVPSPRLRSRLYSKALKGGHHCGETETSKSCREATRSQATIRPQGKTPVEDRAKVQKKWVRGKWEPEPSNKVPRDATLERHASGEKHLGVEIEKTSGEIVRCEQCKRERELQQSQQRERLSLGASELDLGRCPRYEVERLVRTRSCRRSPEEKPQGGEEGWREGHRSSPGCPAQESRRPSKSADRKEDRDPGGQEGHPSASAKTKRDAGEVQPGGEEKDGRNAGRSKQGGWLFRERHANLDPEKLSRTRGDEQEAEKEKKPGVSGGRKTAPRDEPPASVEKEPKTKPEESKTERSLGRRRRPAGILATDVRKEYETGRVIGDGNFAVVKECRHRGTRQPYAMKIIDKSKLKGKEDMVDSEILIIQSLSHPNIVKLHEVYETETEIYLIMEYVQGGDLFDAIIESVKFPERDAALMLMDLCKALVHMHDKSIVHRDLKPENLLVQRNEDKSTTLKLADFGLAKHVVRPIFTVCGTPTYVAPEILSEKGYGLEVDMWAAGVILYILLCGFPPFRSPERDQDELFHIIQLGHFEFLAPYWDNISDAAKDLVSRLLVVDPKKRYTAHQVLQHPWIETAGKTGRVNLQKEVPPSSEGQPRNQHSRATEQTA